The genomic segment ATTGTAAAGAAAATGCGGGTTAATTTGTGCCTGCAATGCTTTAATTTCGCTTTTACGTTTTTCCTCCTCCGCTGCAACGGTATTATCCATAAGAGCCTTGATTTTAAAAATCATTTCGTTAAACGTGTTGCCCAAATGCCCAATTTCGTTGTTCAGTGTAATTTGCGATCTTACACTAAAATCTCCCTCTTCTGCACGGTGCATGGTGTTTTCTAAGGTTTTGATAGGCTTTGTAATCGCGGTAGAGATAATGGTTGCGATGATTGCCGCTACTAAAATTGCAATGTAGGAAAGAATCAGATAAAAATCGATAGTGCTCAATTTATTTCTAATGAGTTCATCGGCATTTACTACGCCGACAATACTCCAGTCTGTCATAACAGAGTTGGTTCTAATGTAGATTTTATTGCTTGCCTCATCCCGAAACAGGGGGTTGCTTTCATCAAGCTTTAAAATCTCCTTGACCAGCTCATTTTTTATACCCGAATAAATGGGCTGTTGTTGGGGGTGGTATATGATGTTTTTAAATTTATCAATCATATAGATATACCCGCTTTTACCCAGCTGTGCGTTTTCACAAATTTTCTCGATGGATTTGTAGTTGAGGTCAATTACCATAACACCTAATATTGCGTCAGTTTCAGGGTCGATAATGGATTTCGAAATGGAGATAACCCATTTATACTCGTCTGCAATTAAATTCTGAACATGCGATGGGGATACGATAATATCATCAAAATACGAGAGAGGGCGAAGATACCAATCTGTCAGGTTGTATTCCGAAAACTCATTCACCCTTTTTTTAGGGTCACTTAATACAACATCGCCTTTTCGTGAAATAATGGCAATGTTGGTGATTTCGTCACGCGTATTTTGCACAATCCCCATATGTGCCACAACATTAGAGCGCAGTTCCTCCAGCCTAATTTTTTGCACAGGGGTCAACGTTTTGCCGTAATTTTGGTTGTAGAAGTTCATCAAACGGATGACGTCACGATTTTCTACCACCACACGGCTGATGCTTTTGGTATTGGCTATGTATGTATCAATACTGGAACTGATCTCATTGAGAAGGCTGACCGTATAGCTGATAGACGTATTTTCTAAGTCTTTTATCGTGTAGTAATAGGATATCAAAGAAAAAAACATCACCAAAAAAGAGATTAAAAGCATAAAAGATAACACCATGCTGGTTCGAATGCTGTTGATATTAATACATTCTTTTAGCTTTTGAATGATTTTCAATCTACTCCCCCCATTATCTGCTAAGGCTGATTTTTATGCATCTCGCGGTATTCTGTGGGGGGCAGGCCTGTTGTGCGCTTAAAAATAACACAAAAATAGTGGGGG from the Hydrogenoanaerobacterium saccharovorans genome contains:
- a CDS encoding sensor histidine kinase: MKIIQKLKECININSIRTSMVLSFMLLISFLVMFFSLISYYYTIKDLENTSISYTVSLLNEISSSIDTYIANTKSISRVVVENRDVIRLMNFYNQNYGKTLTPVQKIRLEELRSNVVAHMGIVQNTRDEITNIAIISRKGDVVLSDPKKRVNEFSEYNLTDWYLRPLSYFDDIIVSPSHVQNLIADEYKWVISISKSIIDPETDAILGVMVIDLNYKSIEKICENAQLGKSGYIYMIDKFKNIIYHPQQQPIYSGIKNELVKEILKLDESNPLFRDEASNKIYIRTNSVMTDWSIVGVVNADELIRNKLSTIDFYLILSYIAILVAAIIATIISTAITKPIKTLENTMHRAEEGDFSVRSQITLNNEIGHLGNTFNEMIFKIKALMDNTVAAEEEKRKSEIKALQAQINPHFLYNTLDAIIWMSAGGKNEEVVEMTSALAKLFRTSISEGDKFIPLAVEIENIQSYLVIQKIRYKDKLTYRIEIPPQLLSLKTPKLILQPIVENAVYHGIKMSPNGGEIRIGAYLQEQDMVVTVEDDGVGMSKEQIAHLFVQKQNNDRGIGIINVNNRIKLCFGEHYGLHYESRLGVGTRVQIRLPKIEDGEKNE